A genomic region of Solanum dulcamara chromosome 2, daSolDulc1.2, whole genome shotgun sequence contains the following coding sequences:
- the LOC129870681 gene encoding uncharacterized protein LOC129870681 — protein sequence MVMDCLEHIKRYQACQFHTNYTHQPPEPLHPIVASLLFDVWGLDVIRRLPKSSNGKMYILATTNYFSRWIEVVILKEVKKKTVVDFNKPNIILSYDIPRYIIIDNEMPFDNKLMRSLYENLNFKKHKSSMYNAPANGIAEAFKKALGNLLKKVVTKNKRDWHERIGLALWAY from the coding sequence ATGGTGATGGACTGTCTAGAGCACATTAAAAGGTATCAAGCATGTCAATTCCATACTAATTACACACACCAACCTCCCGAGCCTCTTCATCCAATTGTGGCCTCATTGCTTTTCGATGTATGGGGCCTTGATGTCATCAGGCGTCTTCCAAAGTCATCCAATGGGAAGATGTACATCTTAGCAACCACTAATTACTTCTCGAGGTGGATTGAAGTTGTTATATTAAAAGAGGTGAAAAAGAAGACAGTTGTTGACTTTAACAAGCCAAATATAATACTCAGTTATgacataccaagatatataatTATTGATAATGAAATGCCTTTCGACAACAAGCTTATGAGGAGTTTGTACgagaatttgaattttaagaAGCACAAGTCTTCAATGTACAATGCACCTGCCAATGGCATTGCTGAAGCTTTTAAGAAGGCACTTGGTAACCTATTGAAGAAAGTTGTCACAAAGAATAAACGGGACTGGCATGAGAGAATTGGCCTAGCTTTATGGGCATATTGA
- the LOC129875822 gene encoding uncharacterized protein LOC129875822, translating into MKEISVSSSSMMISKYIFFGVLITIPILLFLSHQNSSSSALISTTTTSNSDSDLKIRPGYSTYDLYIKKQLNKTLNPKLRKIWTTRDWDRKIEVFTKFFAEFRNGNLLSDSSKVLCIGARMGQEVEALKRVGVSDSVGMDLVPYPPLVVKGDFHNQPFDDETFDLEFSNVFDHALFPEKFVSEIERTLKSGGFCVLHVALSKRADKYSANDLYSVEPLKKLFKRSELVHTRTVDGFGLDTEVVFRKNR; encoded by the coding sequence ATGAAAGAAATTAGTGTTTCATCATCATCCATGATGATATccaaatacatattttttggTGTTCTAATAACAATACCCATTCTCCTTTTTCTCTCTCATCAGAACTCATCCTCCTCcgccctcatctccaccacaaCAACATCAAATTCTGATTCGGATCTCAAAATCCGACCCGGATACTCTACCTACGATTTGTACATAAAGAAACAGCTAAACAAGACACTCAATCCCAAACTTCGAAAAATCTGGACGACTCGTGATTGGGATAGGAAAATTGAAGTTTTCACAAAATTCTTCGCCGAATTCAGAAATGGTAATTTACTCTCAGATTCATCGAAGGTACTCTGCATTGGTGCCCGTATGGGTCAGGAAGTGGAAGCACTGAAACGGGTCGGGGTTTCGGATTCAGTCGGAATGGATCTGGTACCTTATCCACCATTGGTGGTGAAGGGAGATTTCCATAATCAGCCGTTCGATGATGAGACGTTTGATCTGGAATTCTCTAATGTGTTCGATCACGCACTTTTTCCGGAGAAGTTTGTATCGGAGATCGAACGGACTTTGAAGTCCGGCGGGTTTTGTGTGTTACACGTGGCGTTATCTAAACGAGCAGATAAGTATTCGGCGAATGATTTGTACAGTGTTGAACCGTTGAAGAAGCTGTTTAAGCGGTCTGAGTTGGTTCATACTCGAACCGTTGATGGGTTCGGTTTGGATACGGAAGTTGTTTTCAGGAAAAACAGATGA